One window from the genome of Herbiconiux aconitum encodes:
- a CDS encoding helix-turn-helix transcriptional regulator, producing MARLPGSGSWTSPTDDARAVGRGLAERARNPQEWVGSVPQPGSPSRLIGRQPECERLSGLLTAAREGRGGVLIVRGEAGVGKSALLQFLLEQATDCQVARVVGVESEAELAYAGLHQLCAPFLSRFDALPAPQNHALRTVFGLQSGAAPDRFLVGLAVLTLLSELAESRPLICCVDDAQWLDDASAQALEFAVRRLGMEPVVAIVSTRDTSTARRFDGLAELVVTGLSAAESIALLDSAVIGTIEPAVRDRIVAESHGNPLALLELPRGLSAGELSFESEGGLKATPMADRLEQQFLRRTRALPRATRRLLLLAAAEPVGDRILLERAAARFGIEPDAATPAETAGLIELDGTVRFRHPLVRSAIYRSATPAQRRQAHQALADSMDAEADPDRTAWHRARAVVGPDDAVADELERSATRATAQGGLAAAAAFLERAAALTGDPSERVRRNLDAAQAKTRAGGFADSSNLLRLVDVPSLADADRARIELVRAENSFGAHNGNEALPLLLSAARRLEPIDARLARDAYVDAFSAAVLTERLAAGPGTREVAEAVRHAPPADPPRLRDALLEALAIRFTEGFAPALPLSRRAVEAFAAAAHEPDGLLSDTRLAAATAASLWDDRDWDVLTRRQVMVARAAEVLDALPRALVDRTIMHLFTGDLAAAAYLVEESRFVADLTGSGLAPYGEIGLLAVRGDLERGEAMFDDALERVRARGEGAGVTLIHWARAVLYNGLGRYEDALDAARIAAECPLELGAAQWALAELVEAAARIGDLPVAEAALDDLSAMAAQSGTEWALGVAASRRALVSEGESADELHRLGLEHLARTTVRVELARARLLYGEWLRRERRRAEARGQLRAAHSALAAMGLVAFAERARRELLATGETVRTRDERISTGLTPQEATVAKLAVEGLTNPEIGTALYISPRTVEWHLHHIFTKLGVTTRRELRRTFKGHDV from the coding sequence ATGGCTAGACTGCCGGGCAGCGGTTCGTGGACGAGTCCAACTGATGATGCCCGTGCAGTTGGCCGGGGACTTGCCGAACGGGCTCGCAATCCACAGGAATGGGTGGGGAGCGTGCCGCAGCCTGGAAGTCCGTCTCGACTCATCGGCCGGCAACCCGAATGCGAGAGGTTGAGTGGCCTGCTGACGGCGGCCCGAGAGGGCCGTGGTGGGGTTCTCATCGTTCGCGGCGAGGCCGGGGTCGGCAAGAGCGCCCTGTTGCAGTTCTTGCTCGAGCAGGCGACCGACTGCCAAGTGGCGCGGGTCGTCGGCGTCGAGTCGGAGGCGGAGCTCGCCTACGCCGGCCTGCATCAGCTGTGCGCCCCTTTCCTCTCGCGGTTCGACGCACTCCCAGCACCCCAGAACCACGCGCTCAGAACGGTCTTCGGCCTGCAATCGGGCGCGGCTCCCGATCGTTTTCTCGTCGGTCTGGCGGTGCTGACACTTCTGTCGGAACTGGCCGAGAGCAGGCCGTTGATCTGCTGCGTCGACGACGCCCAATGGTTGGACGATGCTTCCGCTCAGGCCCTCGAGTTCGCTGTTCGCCGACTCGGGATGGAGCCGGTGGTCGCCATCGTCTCCACTCGGGACACCTCCACTGCGCGACGTTTCGACGGGCTCGCGGAACTCGTCGTGACGGGCCTCAGCGCCGCCGAGTCGATCGCCCTCCTGGACTCCGCCGTCATCGGAACGATCGAGCCGGCCGTGCGCGACCGGATCGTGGCCGAAAGTCACGGCAACCCGCTCGCCCTGCTCGAACTGCCGCGGGGCCTCTCGGCGGGCGAGCTGTCTTTCGAGAGTGAAGGAGGGCTGAAGGCCACACCCATGGCAGACCGCCTCGAACAGCAGTTCCTGCGCAGAACACGGGCGCTCCCTCGGGCGACCCGACGCCTGCTGCTCCTTGCGGCTGCCGAGCCCGTCGGTGACCGGATCCTGCTCGAGCGCGCAGCGGCTCGGTTCGGGATTGAGCCCGACGCGGCGACGCCGGCCGAGACGGCGGGCCTGATCGAGCTGGACGGCACCGTGCGGTTCCGGCATCCGCTCGTGCGCTCGGCGATCTATCGGTCGGCGACTCCCGCCCAGCGCCGCCAAGCGCACCAGGCGCTGGCGGACAGCATGGATGCAGAGGCGGATCCCGATCGAACGGCGTGGCATCGTGCCCGTGCCGTCGTCGGGCCCGACGACGCCGTCGCCGATGAGCTCGAACGGTCTGCAACCCGGGCCACTGCGCAGGGAGGCCTGGCGGCAGCGGCAGCATTCCTGGAGCGGGCAGCTGCCTTGACCGGGGATCCGTCGGAACGGGTGCGACGCAATCTCGATGCCGCTCAGGCGAAGACGCGCGCGGGCGGGTTCGCCGACAGTTCGAACCTGCTGCGCCTGGTCGACGTGCCATCGCTGGCCGACGCCGATCGGGCGCGGATCGAGCTGGTGCGGGCCGAGAACTCGTTCGGGGCGCACAACGGCAACGAGGCACTGCCATTGCTGCTCTCCGCTGCCCGGCGCCTGGAACCGATCGATGCGCGCCTCGCGAGGGATGCCTATGTCGACGCCTTCTCCGCGGCCGTTCTCACCGAACGACTCGCCGCCGGACCCGGAACCAGAGAGGTCGCCGAGGCGGTTCGGCACGCACCGCCGGCGGACCCGCCGCGCCTACGCGACGCGCTTCTCGAGGCGCTCGCCATCCGCTTCACAGAGGGATTCGCACCAGCGCTGCCGCTCTCACGTCGCGCCGTCGAGGCCTTCGCGGCCGCAGCGCACGAACCCGACGGCCTGCTGAGCGATACCCGGCTGGCCGCCGCGACCGCAGCCTCGCTGTGGGACGACCGGGATTGGGATGTGCTCACCCGCCGCCAGGTGATGGTCGCCCGTGCGGCCGAAGTGCTCGACGCGCTGCCCCGGGCGTTGGTGGATCGCACGATCATGCACCTCTTCACCGGCGATCTGGCCGCCGCGGCCTATCTGGTCGAGGAGTCCCGGTTCGTCGCCGACCTCACAGGGAGCGGTCTCGCCCCCTACGGCGAGATCGGTCTCCTTGCCGTGAGAGGCGATCTGGAACGGGGCGAGGCCATGTTCGACGACGCTCTGGAGAGAGTCCGTGCCCGCGGTGAGGGGGCCGGGGTCACCCTGATCCACTGGGCACGCGCCGTGCTCTACAACGGGCTGGGGCGGTATGAGGATGCGCTCGACGCGGCACGGATCGCGGCGGAATGCCCCCTCGAGCTCGGCGCCGCACAGTGGGCTCTCGCGGAGCTCGTCGAGGCGGCCGCGCGGATCGGTGATCTGCCGGTCGCCGAGGCCGCGTTGGACGACCTCTCCGCCATGGCCGCCCAGAGTGGCACCGAGTGGGCGCTCGGCGTCGCGGCGAGCCGGCGTGCGCTGGTGAGCGAAGGCGAATCCGCCGACGAACTTCACCGCCTCGGCCTGGAACACCTGGCTCGCACCACGGTGAGGGTGGAACTGGCTCGTGCGCGGCTGCTCTACGGCGAATGGCTGCGCCGCGAGCGCCGCCGCGCCGAAGCACGGGGCCAGCTCCGCGCCGCCCACTCGGCACTGGCTGCGATGGGGCTTGTCGCGTTCGCCGAGCGGGCCCGCCGGGAACTCCTCGCCACCGGGGAGACCGTGCGCACTCGCGACGAGCGGATCTCCACGGGCTTGACCCCTCAGGAGGCCACCGTCGCCAAGCTCGCCGTGGAAGGGCTCACGAACCCCGAGATCGGCACGGCGCTGTACATCAGCCCGAGAACGGTCGAATGGCACCTGCACCACATCTTCACCAAACTCGGGGTCACGACCCGGCGTGAGCTCCGCCGAACCTTCAAGGGGCACGACGTCTGA
- a CDS encoding aminotransferase class IV — protein sequence MAEAPATFVWARGALIESELRPHDELLVADSWFVSASGRVRAIDAHRERFLTSVEESAAEVSEAEAEAFWGAAIGRLRAFRSGALFPRVELARVAAGTGTDGGESAAEYELRLRVRVAPRLRESAVLMTHEAADPRRVPRVKGPDLERLLALRATAQENGADEVVLLHDGYIVDGSSSALLWWRGETLVAPSSDLARVPSVTARSIRLIATATGTRVVEERARPADLDGCELWIVSALHGISVVDVWIDGPVLEVRPSRAATWRKRLDALSRPL from the coding sequence GTGGCAGAGGCCCCCGCGACCTTCGTCTGGGCCCGCGGCGCGTTGATCGAGAGCGAGCTGCGGCCGCACGACGAACTGCTGGTCGCCGACTCCTGGTTCGTCTCGGCATCGGGGCGGGTGCGGGCGATCGATGCGCATCGCGAAAGGTTCCTGACGAGCGTCGAGGAGTCGGCCGCCGAGGTATCCGAAGCTGAAGCCGAGGCGTTCTGGGGGGCGGCGATCGGGCGGCTGCGGGCGTTCCGCTCGGGGGCCCTGTTTCCGCGCGTGGAGCTGGCGCGCGTGGCCGCCGGCACGGGAACGGACGGAGGCGAATCGGCCGCCGAGTACGAATTGCGGCTGCGCGTGCGCGTGGCGCCGCGGTTGCGCGAGTCGGCCGTGCTCATGACGCACGAGGCCGCCGACCCGCGACGGGTTCCGCGCGTCAAAGGCCCCGACCTCGAGCGGCTGCTCGCCCTCCGCGCGACCGCACAGGAGAACGGCGCCGACGAGGTCGTGCTGCTGCACGACGGCTACATCGTCGACGGATCGAGCTCGGCGCTGCTGTGGTGGCGGGGCGAGACGCTGGTCGCGCCATCGAGCGATCTCGCGCGGGTGCCGAGTGTGACCGCGCGGAGCATCCGTCTGATCGCCACCGCCACCGGCACCCGCGTGGTGGAGGAGCGTGCCCGCCCCGCCGACCTCGACGGCTGCGAGCTCTGGATCGTGAGCGCCCTGCACGGCATCAGCGTGGTCGACGTCTGGATCGACGGCCCCGTGCTCGAGGTGCGCCCCTCCCGCGCGGCCACCTGGCGCAAACGTCTCGACGCCCTCTCCCGCCCCCTCTGA